One genomic region from Candidatus Aminicenantes bacterium encodes:
- a CDS encoding TonB-dependent receptor: VLLLAGMLTAQQTTAKIFGTVQLEDGSLVPGVNVEATSPKLVGKATAVTDENGAFRLVNLTPGTYKVVFTLQGFQTVIRDNVSLNAEQSLNLKVEIKLGNIEEAITITGQTALIDVKSTAKGMTLTKEMFDVLPKGRNFDGLVAVIPGALNENLVGGLSIDGSSGGENMFYVDGPNTNSVFGGQGAQNAAFDFVDEVQIKASGYQAEFGGSLGGVINVVTRSGGNEFHGDVVGYYSGSAIRGRERNAVINDPSITTPTLRDFNFEDRGQALTDSRLEGGFGLGGYVIKDKLWFYINALPVFRSNTQPAIYLVPADAAHLKSTPFTDPAVLNIYNFDQTNNDLNFQAKLSAQPFKNMRLSVSFVNNYNLWEGGLPSRNGTSADSYDFAALGYGTPNYSISGNIDYTLGNNFMISARAGYFFLGTTNKLDPSQANTSFDPQYSFTLGNTTVSEVPAALRRPTGYLSISTQALIYPFEVDEESNLSAGTDFTYFMNLAGEHAWKAGLAFTRANVNKANMHNAPTIMYSGWRGAPSYAYTRVSAEVRGGPHSRVNLDFPHTGQYGEFGNVSSNRLAIYLQDSWTIANKLTLNFGVRLEQENVPSFNDDPAYEEYWNRDVVKWGLLDKISPRFGFVYDVLGDSSLKVYGSYGVYNDTMELDMALGSFGGMRWISDYYYIYDFSKIFEFGKLKADGTRDYSAGTYRSSTNYRSQYWSYLDPDLKPMAQSELTFGIEKKLSDDLSLSARGTWRKLIRTIDDVGLQVPNAAGDGFDEMYKITNPGYGFSRPISQGGLMSDDFWPCPKAVRDYKALNISLEKRMSNNWMGGLNLTLSRLFGNYTGIVSGDEAIAGTMGTGRPDGNVTRYFDIWWMPYTSSGKEELANGPLPTDRPLVVKAYGSYVFPFGVTVGGVFDWMMGTPRSTEFFIDSAAGYYPLGRNDMGRTPALWFLNLYAEYNLKLGKNTLQFSVNVDNVTNNDTGIYYYNCINNRSVYTYWNQAASRSSALAKDYDGNGIISVADTIATIKNGYDLFAMEGTWPQANNKWTRDPRYGKAVLFQLPITARLGVKFIF; the protein is encoded by the coding sequence CGTACTCCTGCTCGCAGGAATGCTGACTGCCCAGCAAACCACCGCCAAGATCTTTGGCACCGTGCAACTTGAAGACGGCTCATTGGTTCCCGGCGTCAACGTCGAGGCCACCAGCCCCAAGCTGGTCGGCAAGGCGACCGCCGTGACCGATGAAAACGGCGCCTTCAGGCTGGTCAACCTTACCCCTGGAACCTACAAAGTGGTCTTCACGCTGCAAGGTTTCCAGACCGTTATCCGCGACAACGTCTCGCTGAATGCAGAGCAGTCCCTCAACCTGAAGGTGGAGATCAAGCTCGGCAACATCGAGGAAGCCATCACCATCACCGGTCAGACGGCTTTGATCGACGTCAAGAGCACGGCCAAGGGCATGACCCTGACCAAGGAAATGTTCGACGTCCTACCCAAGGGCCGCAACTTTGACGGCCTGGTGGCGGTCATCCCCGGCGCCCTCAATGAGAACCTCGTCGGCGGCCTTTCCATCGACGGTTCGTCGGGCGGCGAGAACATGTTCTACGTCGACGGCCCGAACACCAACTCGGTGTTCGGCGGTCAGGGCGCGCAGAACGCCGCCTTCGACTTTGTCGACGAGGTCCAGATCAAGGCCTCGGGCTACCAGGCCGAGTTCGGCGGTTCGCTGGGCGGCGTCATCAACGTCGTGACGCGCTCGGGCGGCAACGAATTCCACGGCGACGTGGTCGGCTACTACTCGGGCAGCGCCATTCGCGGCAGGGAACGCAACGCGGTCATCAACGACCCGTCGATCACCACTCCCACCCTGCGCGACTTCAACTTCGAGGATCGCGGTCAGGCCCTGACCGATTCGCGCCTGGAAGGCGGCTTCGGCCTCGGCGGCTACGTCATCAAGGACAAGCTGTGGTTCTACATCAACGCCCTGCCGGTCTTCCGTTCCAACACCCAGCCGGCCATCTACCTGGTCCCCGCCGATGCGGCCCACCTCAAATCCACCCCCTTCACCGACCCCGCCGTTCTGAACATCTACAATTTCGACCAGACCAATAATGACCTGAACTTCCAGGCCAAGCTCTCGGCGCAGCCCTTCAAGAACATGCGCCTGTCGGTGAGCTTCGTCAACAACTACAATCTCTGGGAAGGCGGTCTGCCCAGCCGCAACGGCACCTCGGCCGACAGCTACGACTTCGCCGCCCTCGGCTACGGCACCCCCAACTACAGCATCAGCGGCAACATCGACTACACCCTGGGCAACAACTTCATGATCAGCGCCCGCGCCGGTTACTTCTTCCTGGGCACGACCAACAAGCTCGACCCCAGCCAGGCCAACACCAGCTTCGATCCCCAGTACTCCTTCACCCTCGGCAACACCACCGTCAGCGAAGTGCCCGCGGCCTTGCGCCGTCCCACCGGCTACCTGAGCATCTCCACCCAGGCTTTGATATATCCGTTTGAAGTGGACGAGGAGAGCAACCTCAGCGCCGGCACCGACTTCACCTACTTCATGAACCTGGCCGGCGAACACGCCTGGAAGGCGGGCCTCGCCTTCACCAGGGCCAACGTCAACAAGGCCAACATGCACAACGCGCCCACCATCATGTACTCCGGCTGGCGCGGCGCCCCTTCATACGCCTACACCCGCGTGAGCGCCGAAGTCCGTGGCGGCCCCCATTCGCGCGTCAACTTGGATTTCCCGCACACCGGCCAGTACGGCGAGTTCGGCAACGTCAGCTCCAACCGCTTGGCCATCTACCTGCAGGACAGCTGGACCATCGCCAACAAGCTGACCTTGAACTTCGGCGTGCGCCTGGAGCAGGAGAACGTGCCCAGCTTTAACGATGATCCGGCCTACGAGGAATACTGGAACCGCGACGTCGTCAAGTGGGGCCTGCTCGACAAGATCTCCCCGCGCTTCGGCTTCGTTTATGACGTGCTGGGCGATTCCAGCCTCAAGGTCTACGGTTCCTACGGCGTGTACAACGACACCATGGAACTCGACATGGCCCTCGGTTCATTCGGCGGCATGCGCTGGATCTCCGACTACTATTACATCTACGATTTTTCCAAGATCTTCGAGTTCGGCAAGCTCAAGGCCGACGGCACCCGCGACTACTCCGCCGGCACCTACCGCAGCTCCACCAACTACCGCTCCCAGTACTGGTCATACCTCGATCCCGATCTGAAGCCCATGGCCCAGAGCGAACTGACCTTCGGTATCGAAAAGAAACTGAGCGACGACCTGTCGTTGTCGGCCCGCGGCACCTGGCGCAAGCTGATCCGCACCATCGACGACGTCGGCCTCCAGGTTCCCAACGCTGCCGGCGACGGTTTCGACGAAATGTACAAGATCACCAACCCGGGCTACGGCTTCTCCCGCCCGATCTCCCAGGGCGGTCTCATGAGCGACGATTTCTGGCCCTGCCCGAAAGCCGTTCGCGACTATAAAGCCCTGAACATTTCTCTGGAAAAGAGAATGAGCAACAACTGGATGGGCGGCCTCAACCTGACCCTCAGCCGCCTGTTCGGCAACTACACCGGCATCGTCAGCGGTGACGAGGCCATCGCCGGCACCATGGGTACCGGCCGCCCCGACGGCAACGTGACCCGTTACTTCGACATCTGGTGGATGCCTTACACCTCCAGCGGCAAGGAAGAGCTGGCGAACGGCCCCCTGCCCACCGACCGTCCGCTCGTCGTCAAGGCCTACGGTTCCTACGTCTTCCCATTCGGCGTGACCGTTGGCGGCGTCTTCGACTGGATGATGGGCACGCCCAGATCGACCGAGTTCTTCATCGACTCGGCCGCCGGTTACTATCCTCTGGGCCGCAACGACATGGGCCGCACCCCGGCCCTGTGGTTCCTCAACCTGTACGCCGAATACAACCTCAAGCTCGGCAAGAACACCCTGCAGTTCAGCGTCAACGTGGACAACGTGACCAACAACGACACCGGCATCTACTACTACAACTGCATCAACAACCGCAGCGTCTACACCTACTGGAACCAAGCCGCCTCGCGCAGCAGCGCCCTTGCCAAAGACTATGATGGTAACGGTATCATCTCTGTGGCTGACACCATCGCCACCATCAAGAACGGCTATGACCTGTTCGCCATGGAAGGCACCTGGCCGCAAGCCAACAACAAGTGGACCCGCGATCCCCGCTACGGCAAAGCCGTCCTCTTCCAGCTTCCCATCACTGCCCGTTTGGGAGTCAAGTTCATCTTCTAA
- a CDS encoding TonB-dependent receptor, giving the protein MKSVRCFALLAISVLLFAGALSAQQTTAKIFGVVQLEDGSLVPGVNVEATSPKLVGKAVTVTDENGSFRLVNLSPGTYKVIFTLQGFQTVIRDNVSLVAEQTLNLKVEIKLGNLEEAITITGQTALIDVKSTSKGMTLTKEMFDVLPKGRNFDGLVAVIPGAVNENMLGGLSIDGSSGGENMFYMDGQNTNSVFGGQNAQQAAFDFVDEVQVKASGYQAEFGGSLGGVINVVTRSGGNEFHGDVVGYYSGSALRGAERDTTILDPKISAPTMRVFNYEDRGQALTDSRLEGGFGIGGYIVKDKLWFYVNALPVFRNNKQPAIYLYPANAAHAASDPFAPTPVINTYSFTSNTNDLNFQAKLSAQPFKNLRFSLSFINNYNYFEGALPSRNGQSSDSYAFGDLGYGFPNWSTSANIDYTLGNNFMISARAGYFFLGTNNNLADSSLNVNGDPIYQMVVGNGSITAVPAAMRHGTGWTSQSFQAMTAPFEVDEQFNLSAGTDVTYFLNLAGEHAWKAGFSFTRAGVNRNQMFNAPYVRFSGWRDKTATTTFRVTVDVRGGVVGQPGGSRTNPFFSNTGQYGAFGDVKSNRMAVYLQDSWTIANKLTLNFGVRLEKENVPSFNDDPAWSQYIGADVIKWGFFDKISPRLGFVYDVMGDSSFKIFGSYGIYNDTMELDMAQGSFGGFRWIRSLYYLSDPTRLYDIGKVKADGTRDWSMLTFRAFTDYRAQYWDGLDPDIKPMAQSEMSLGIEKKISDDLSFSARGTWRQLIRTIDDVGIVVPFEGGYNEVYNITNPGYGLSRPISQGGNMPDDYWPTPKAQRDYKALNLALDKRMSNNWMGGVNLTLSRLFGNYTGSVSADEAIAGGGNGRTDANVTRYFDFWWIGYKSNGKEETSNGLLPTDRPIVAKAYGSYAFPFGLTLGGVFNYMSGTPRTTEFYIDTAAGYYPLGRNDLGRTPSLWFVNAYAEYNLKLGKNTLQFSINIDNATNNDAATWYYTTINDRGQNFNFEFPGVSNITGGDGNGAATVAFIKAGYDLFAFETSTYPQGTDKWLRDPRYNKPILYQLPITARLGVKFIF; this is encoded by the coding sequence ATGAAATCTGTCAGATGCTTCGCCCTGCTGGCGATCAGCGTGCTCCTGTTCGCGGGAGCGTTGAGCGCCCAGCAGACGACCGCCAAGATCTTTGGCGTCGTGCAGCTTGAAGACGGTTCATTGGTTCCCGGCGTCAACGTCGAAGCCACCAGCCCCAAGCTGGTCGGAAAAGCCGTGACGGTTACCGATGAAAACGGCTCCTTCAGGCTGGTCAACCTTTCTCCCGGCACCTACAAGGTGATCTTTACCCTGCAAGGCTTCCAGACCGTTATCCGCGACAACGTGTCGCTGGTAGCGGAGCAGACCCTCAACCTGAAGGTGGAGATCAAGCTCGGCAACCTCGAAGAGGCCATCACCATCACCGGTCAGACGGCCTTGATCGACGTCAAGAGCACCTCCAAGGGCATGACCCTGACCAAGGAAATGTTCGACGTCCTGCCCAAGGGCCGCAACTTTGACGGCCTGGTGGCGGTCATTCCCGGCGCGGTCAACGAGAACATGCTCGGCGGTCTCTCGATCGACGGTTCGTCGGGCGGCGAGAACATGTTCTACATGGACGGCCAGAACACCAATAGCGTGTTCGGCGGCCAAAACGCCCAGCAGGCGGCCTTCGACTTCGTCGACGAGGTCCAGGTCAAGGCGTCGGGCTACCAGGCCGAGTTCGGCGGTTCGCTGGGCGGCGTGATCAACGTCGTGACGCGCTCGGGCGGCAACGAATTCCACGGCGACGTGGTGGGCTACTATTCGGGCAGCGCCCTGCGCGGTGCCGAACGCGACACCACCATCCTCGATCCCAAGATCAGCGCTCCTACCATGCGCGTCTTCAACTATGAGGACCGCGGCCAGGCCTTGACCGATTCGCGCCTGGAAGGCGGCTTCGGCATCGGCGGCTACATCGTCAAGGACAAGCTGTGGTTCTACGTCAACGCCCTGCCGGTCTTCCGCAACAATAAGCAGCCGGCCATCTACCTCTATCCCGCCAACGCGGCCCACGCGGCATCCGACCCCTTTGCCCCCACCCCGGTGATCAACACCTACAGCTTCACTTCGAACACCAACGACCTGAACTTCCAGGCCAAGCTCTCCGCGCAGCCTTTCAAGAACCTGCGCTTCTCGTTGAGCTTCATCAACAACTACAATTATTTCGAGGGCGCCCTGCCCAGCCGCAACGGCCAGTCGTCAGACAGCTACGCCTTCGGCGACCTCGGCTACGGCTTCCCCAACTGGAGCACCAGCGCCAACATCGACTACACGCTGGGTAACAACTTCATGATCAGCGCCCGCGCCGGCTATTTCTTCCTCGGCACCAACAACAACCTCGCCGACTCCTCGCTCAACGTCAATGGCGATCCGATCTACCAGATGGTCGTCGGCAACGGCAGCATCACCGCCGTCCCGGCCGCCATGCGCCACGGCACCGGCTGGACCAGCCAGTCGTTCCAGGCTATGACCGCGCCCTTCGAGGTCGACGAGCAGTTCAATCTCAGCGCCGGCACCGACGTAACCTACTTCCTCAACCTGGCCGGCGAACACGCCTGGAAAGCGGGCTTCTCCTTCACCCGCGCCGGGGTAAACCGCAATCAGATGTTCAACGCCCCCTACGTCCGCTTCTCCGGCTGGCGCGACAAGACAGCGACGACCACCTTCCGCGTCACCGTTGACGTGCGCGGCGGCGTGGTCGGCCAACCCGGCGGCTCGCGCACCAACCCCTTCTTCTCCAACACCGGACAATACGGCGCTTTCGGCGACGTCAAGAGCAACCGCATGGCCGTCTACTTGCAGGACAGCTGGACCATCGCCAACAAGCTGACTCTCAACTTCGGCGTCCGCCTCGAAAAGGAAAACGTCCCCAGCTTTAACGACGACCCGGCCTGGTCCCAGTACATCGGCGCCGACGTCATCAAATGGGGCTTCTTCGACAAGATCTCGCCGCGCCTCGGCTTCGTCTACGACGTGATGGGCGATTCCAGCTTCAAGATCTTCGGTTCCTACGGCATCTACAACGACACCATGGAACTCGACATGGCCCAGGGCTCGTTCGGCGGCTTCCGCTGGATCCGCAGCCTCTACTATCTCAGTGATCCCACCCGCCTTTACGACATCGGCAAAGTGAAGGCCGACGGCACCCGCGACTGGTCGATGCTCACCTTCCGCGCCTTCACCGACTACCGCGCCCAGTACTGGGACGGCCTCGATCCCGACATCAAGCCGATGGCGCAGAGCGAAATGTCCCTCGGCATCGAAAAGAAAATCAGCGACGACCTCTCCTTCTCAGCCCGCGGCACCTGGCGCCAGCTGATCCGCACCATCGACGACGTGGGCATCGTTGTCCCCTTCGAGGGCGGCTACAACGAAGTCTACAACATCACCAACCCCGGCTATGGCCTGTCGCGGCCGATCTCCCAGGGCGGCAATATGCCCGACGATTACTGGCCCACTCCCAAAGCCCAGAGAGACTACAAAGCCCTGAACCTGGCGCTGGACAAGCGCATGAGCAACAACTGGATGGGCGGCGTCAACTTGACCCTTAGCCGCCTGTTCGGCAACTACACCGGCAGCGTCAGCGCCGACGAGGCCATCGCCGGTGGCGGCAACGGCCGCACCGACGCCAACGTGACCCGCTACTTCGACTTCTGGTGGATCGGCTACAAATCCAACGGCAAAGAGGAAACTTCCAACGGACTGCTGCCCACCGACCGTCCCATCGTGGCCAAGGCCTACGGCTCCTACGCCTTCCCCTTCGGCCTGACCCTTGGCGGCGTCTTCAACTACATGAGCGGCACGCCCAGGACGACCGAGTTCTACATCGACACGGCCGCCGGCTATTACCCGCTGGGCCGCAACGACCTGGGCCGCACCCCGAGCCTCTGGTTCGTGAACGCCTACGCCGAATACAACCTCAAACTCGGCAAGAACACCCTGCAGTTCAGCATCAATATCGACAACGCCACCAACAACGACGCCGCCACCTGGTACTACACCACCATCAACGACCGCGGCCAGAACTTCAACTTCGAATTCCCCGGCGTGAGCAACATCACCGGCGGGGACGGCAATGGCGCCGCCACCGTTGCCTTCATCAAGGCCGGTTACGACCTGTTCGCCTTTGAAACCAGCACCTATCCGCAGGGCACCGACAAGTGGCTCCGCGACCCGCGCTACAACAAGCCCATCCTCTATCAACTGCCCATCACCGCTCGCTTGGGCGTCAAGTTCATCTTCTAA